A DNA window from Chryseobacterium sp. MEBOG06 contains the following coding sequences:
- a CDS encoding bacteriocin-like protein — protein MKNLKNLNRKELKSVLGGAAAACEAPIDGGCKANYIFCSNPYCCYPPNRPFICLD, from the coding sequence ATGAAAAATTTAAAAAATTTGAACAGAAAAGAATTGAAAAGCGTTTTAGGTGGAGCTGCAGCGGCTTGTGAAGCTCCAATAGACGGAGGTTGTAAGGCAAATTATATATTCTGCAGCAATCCTTATTGCTGTTATCCGCCAAATAGACCATTTATCTGTTTAGATTAA
- a CDS encoding GEVED domain-containing protein, whose protein sequence is MKKILFLSSMALATMSSAQILVTESFENATSPGFVISGGYTGTAATYIGSTCDGNTFIGAEVYGLSTATRTVNLIYTKPASITANGKKIDISFAYTTQPYDASSSIGGTITVAYSTDGGVNYTTVGSPITLTSAAQTCAPFTGTIPESANVNGNFMLRIQTLGTTGGTYDFFSFIDNVKIKQEVTATPACTTISSPVSGATGVSVRQQITWAPTAGAEAYKVKIGTTSGGSNIFSGSTYDTSYTPTASAPLPPNTTLYVTATPTNALGDATGCQEISFTTGANPITPYCGPLLARLGTYPISNVVFSDMTNASSATVTTNPMDGQENYTNKIANVTRGTSYPIALTATSVGTTNRFGFTVFIDWNQNGSFADPGESYFVTSDFAGGTGTPLTVNKNITVPATAALGNTRMRIKYNFNSSTTSVRTELSDPCSDISQGQAEDYTINVGTVLGTSDINMNKKADISVYPNPFKDILKISDTKGVKSIVISDVSGRQLKTLKASNELNLSDLNSGLYLISLQMEDGTVKTLKAVKK, encoded by the coding sequence ATGAAGAAAATACTATTCTTGAGTTCAATGGCACTCGCCACTATGAGCAGTGCCCAGATTTTAGTGACTGAAAGCTTTGAAAACGCAACCAGCCCTGGCTTTGTAATAAGCGGTGGTTATACCGGTACTGCCGCAACCTATATTGGAAGTACCTGTGATGGAAATACATTCATCGGTGCTGAAGTATATGGTTTAAGTACAGCAACCAGGACAGTCAATTTAATCTATACAAAGCCGGCGAGCATAACTGCTAACGGTAAAAAAATTGATATTTCTTTTGCGTACACAACACAGCCATATGATGCAAGCAGTTCTATTGGAGGTACTATTACTGTAGCTTATTCAACCGATGGAGGAGTCAACTATACCACAGTAGGCTCTCCTATCACGTTAACGAGTGCGGCACAAACATGTGCTCCGTTTACAGGTACAATCCCTGAAAGCGCCAATGTCAACGGAAACTTTATGCTGAGAATTCAAACATTGGGTACAACAGGTGGTACATATGATTTTTTTAGCTTTATAGACAATGTTAAAATCAAACAGGAAGTTACTGCAACGCCTGCCTGTACTACAATAAGCAGCCCTGTAAGCGGAGCAACCGGAGTTTCCGTACGCCAGCAGATTACCTGGGCACCTACAGCCGGAGCTGAAGCTTATAAAGTAAAAATTGGGACTACTTCAGGAGGTTCAAATATCTTCTCAGGAAGTACCTATGATACTTCCTACACCCCTACAGCCTCTGCCCCCCTACCTCCAAATACAACTCTTTATGTAACGGCCACGCCTACCAACGCTTTGGGAGATGCTACAGGATGTCAGGAAATATCATTCACTACAGGAGCTAATCCAATTACACCTTATTGTGGACCACTTCTTGCCAGGTTGGGTACTTATCCTATTTCCAATGTTGTTTTCAGTGATATGACCAACGCATCGAGTGCCACTGTAACAACAAACCCTATGGATGGCCAGGAAAATTACACCAACAAAATAGCGAATGTTACCAGAGGGACTTCTTATCCTATTGCGTTAACAGCAACTTCAGTGGGAACTACAAACAGATTTGGGTTTACAGTATTTATAGACTGGAATCAAAACGGAAGTTTTGCCGATCCGGGAGAGTCTTATTTTGTAACTTCTGATTTTGCAGGAGGAACAGGTACTCCTTTAACTGTTAATAAAAACATTACAGTACCGGCTACGGCTGCTTTAGGGAATACAAGAATGAGAATTAAGTATAATTTTAACAGTTCTACAACTTCTGTAAGAACAGAATTATCAGATCCATGCAGTGATATCAGCCAGGGACAGGCAGAAGACTACACGATTAATGTAGGAACTGTATTAGGAACTTCTGATATAAACATGAATAAGAAAGCAGATATCTCTGTTTATCCTAATCCGTTTAAAGACATTCTGAAAATTTCTGATACTAAAGGAGTAAAATCAATTGTTATCAGTGATGTTTCCGGAAGACAGCTGAAAACTCTTAAAGCCAGCAATGAGCTCAATCTTTCTGACCTGAATTCTGGTCTTTATCTGATTAGCCTTCAAATGGAAGATGGAACAGTAAAAACTTTAAAAGCAGTTAAAAAATAA
- the pncB gene encoding nicotinate phosphoribosyltransferase: MNDVRLNSILDNDFYKITMQNAVVKLFPSSIVKYEFINRGKHQFPDGFDNALREAVNKMAELKLTKDEKKFMARTCPYIDLPYLDFLEGYHYDPSEVKIHQEGGDLSVSVEGLWYRTILWEVPLLALISELHYEMNHMERDSNEVVMSKTIEKADALGRLGVTFAEFGTRRRHSYKVQNLVMEALNQKKESTFIGSSNVHFAMKYGVKPIGTHAHEWFMFHAAEYGFKMANELALEHWVDVYRGDLGVALSDTYTTDVFFQQFDKKFAKLFDGVRHDSGDPLEFADKTIAHYQKNGINPMFKYIIFSDALNLEKVEEITNYCRGKIGISFGIGTNLTNDVGLKPMNIVMKLIGVQAPNKEWIPTVKLSDEHGKYTGDPKMIELAKEFLRIKD, from the coding sequence ATGAACGATGTAAGACTGAACTCCATTCTGGATAATGATTTCTATAAAATAACCATGCAAAATGCCGTGGTAAAACTATTCCCCAGTTCAATTGTAAAATATGAATTTATCAATAGAGGGAAACACCAGTTTCCTGATGGTTTTGATAATGCTCTAAGGGAAGCTGTAAATAAAATGGCTGAACTTAAACTTACCAAAGATGAGAAAAAGTTTATGGCAAGAACCTGTCCTTATATTGACCTTCCTTATCTTGATTTTCTTGAAGGATATCACTATGATCCGTCAGAAGTAAAGATTCATCAGGAAGGAGGTGACCTTTCTGTAAGCGTGGAAGGACTTTGGTATAGAACTATTCTTTGGGAAGTTCCCTTATTGGCACTTATCAGTGAACTGCACTACGAAATGAATCATATGGAAAGAGATTCTAATGAAGTGGTAATGAGCAAGACAATTGAAAAAGCTGATGCATTAGGCAGACTTGGAGTGACCTTTGCAGAATTTGGAACCAGAAGAAGACATTCTTATAAGGTACAAAATCTGGTAATGGAAGCTTTAAATCAGAAAAAAGAATCTACATTTATCGGAAGCTCAAATGTTCATTTTGCTATGAAATATGGTGTAAAACCTATCGGAACACATGCCCACGAATGGTTTATGTTCCATGCCGCAGAATATGGATTCAAAATGGCCAATGAACTGGCTCTGGAACATTGGGTGGATGTATACAGAGGAGACTTGGGAGTTGCGCTTTCCGACACCTATACTACAGATGTCTTCTTTCAGCAATTTGACAAAAAATTTGCTAAACTTTTTGATGGCGTACGTCATGACAGTGGTGATCCCCTGGAATTTGCCGATAAAACTATCGCACATTATCAAAAGAACGGCATTAATCCTATGTTTAAATATATTATTTTCTCTGATGCACTTAATCTTGAAAAGGTAGAAGAAATTACAAACTACTGCCGTGGAAAAATAGGGATCTCTTTTGGAATAGGAACCAACCTTACCAACGATGTAGGCTTAAAGCCAATGAACATTGTCATGAAACTGATTGGGGTACAGGCTCCCAATAAGGAATGGATTCCTACCGTAAAACTTTCTGATGAGCATGGTAAATATACCGGTGATCCTAAAATGATTGAACTGGCTAAAGAATTTTTAAGAATAAAAGACTAG
- a CDS encoding Dps family protein gives MKNASIIGLKEADCKKISDKLNVLLANYSVFYQNTRGSHWNIKGDQFFTLHPKFEELYNSLVLKIDEIAERILTLGATPAHNYSDYLKVATIKESKEVTDGTKSVEQILNSFKVVLDLQRELLDITDEAGDEGTNSQMSDYITEQEKEVWMYNSYLGK, from the coding sequence ATGAAAAACGCTAGCATTATCGGTTTAAAAGAGGCCGACTGTAAAAAGATTTCAGACAAATTAAATGTACTTTTAGCCAATTATTCTGTGTTTTATCAGAATACCAGAGGTTCCCACTGGAACATTAAAGGTGATCAGTTTTTCACGCTTCATCCGAAGTTTGAAGAATTATACAACAGCCTGGTTCTAAAGATTGATGAAATTGCAGAAAGAATCCTTACTCTGGGAGCTACTCCTGCCCATAACTACTCTGATTATTTGAAAGTAGCAACCATTAAGGAAAGTAAAGAAGTTACTGACGGCACTAAAAGTGTTGAACAGATCCTGAATTCATTCAAAGTGGTTCTTGATCTTCAAAGAGAACTTTTAGATATTACAGATGAAGCAGGAGATGAGGGTACCAACTCACAAATGAGCGACTATATTACCGAGCAAGAGAAGGAAGTTTGGATGTACAATTCCTATCTGGGAAAATAA